The Bombus terrestris chromosome 4, iyBomTerr1.2, whole genome shotgun sequence genome has a window encoding:
- the LOC100647948 gene encoding dystonin isoform X5, with the protein MSTQAYYKERLGFDPADTVAEHHREQRSQHGYEESLSKFKGQNENGFSWMMEGRENWRVEGATEHRSGSTQAFWGCWAMFIEAHDERDAIQKKTFTKWVNKHLKKHWKYVKTYTCLHVCVLVNNQPCCSPTASRHVGDLFEDLRDGHNLISLLEVLSGEHLPRERGRMRFHMLQNVQMALDFLRYKKIKLVNIRAEDIVDGNPKLTLGLIWTIILHFQSWRRKISDIVVGQESNVTAREALLRWARRSTARYPGVRVTDFTGSWRDGLAFSALIHRNRPDLVDWKGARASQPRERLDRVFYVAEREYGVTRLLDPEDVDTPEPDEKSLITYISSLYDVFPEPPTIHPLYDAEDQRRSEEYRELASSLHMWIREKMCLMQERVFPPTLIEMKNLAAGSTKFKNEEVPPRYRDKQRLSYIFRDLQKYFEAVGEVDIEPHLRIEVIEENWNRLMMLHQEREQAIIDEIKRLERLQRLAEKVHREMKATDNRLEELERRVEDEARRLDRLHPLEAKHAVDLLEQDIRNTEVQIQNIFPDVHTLTEGRYSQAAELRKRVQKLHQRWVALRSLLHKRLVQPLSAVSFPVEERVVTKHRTTVHETRLVDTNPHFRALHDCIDWCKAKIKQLQDADYGSDLPSVQNELEVHQREHKNIEQFHPKVERCVQAKSHFHAEELTLYSQHLTVLQKLHTELLAASNKRLSDLDTLHDFIQSATNELVWLSSKEETEVTRDWSDKNLNVQSIEQYYERTFGSGIESLMSDLEKREIQFSAVQDRGEALVLQHHPAAKTIEAYMSAMQSQWTWLLQLTLCLEVHLKHAAQSQQFFRDVQQAEQWISKRDESLNTIYSQSEFSLDEGERLLKGMQELREELNSYGDHVQKLVDQAKDVVPMKQRRQPVARPMQVTCVCSYKQVNMSIEKGEQCTLYDNSGRIKWRVKNQEGVESPVPGVCFALQPPDKDALDAAERLRRQYDRSVGLWQRKQLRLRQNMIFATIKVVKGWDLPQFLAMGQDQRTAIRKALNEDADKLLSEGDPADPQLRRLKRETAEVNKLFDELEKRARAEEESKNAGRIFNEQISAIQEALDEAERVLNTRIAAPLPRDIDSLEHLVLQHKDFEQTLKRQTSDLDKVQQTFRGITLKTPAMRNKLDAVTTKWTNIWNSSNLYIERLKCVEIVLSSLEENTTSVSELEVKLASFDELPPDLKGLQNVLEDLMVLQNAISQQQTAMDKLNEDTQNARHVVEKSRPSHRGSHSDMDRLDDEVNKLNSRWTNLCAQLVERVRSAEAAYGLAQQLEHAYRNEVDFIDESYEKLEVENAKNLLNKVVERAPAIEAVNVTGSRLIREGKIYGQRLRAFTEQLEDICPSLDASVKKPRREFVSTVDDVARDLDTLNKRYTTLVDLLQERVTQLAAQQTEETSQQFQEALEGLQKWLTDTEEMVSNQKSPSSDYNVVKAQLQEQKFLKKMLMDQQNSMSSSYNMGQEVAAEAEPKEQKKIEKQLKDLMARFDNLTESAAKRMEALEQAMGVAKQFQDKLIPLQTWLDKTEKRVRDMELVPTDEEKIQQRVTEHDGLHEDILSKKPEFSELTEVASQLMSLVGEDEAAALADKLQDAADRYAALVERSESLGNLLQRSRQGLRHLVLSYQELQAWMEGMEIRLSKYRVLAVHTEKLLQQMEDLADLTEEVSTRQTEVDSTTDTGLELMKHISSDEALQLKDKLDSLQRRFNDLVSRGSDLLKHAQESLPLVQQFHDNHNRLMDWMQAAESALQSAEPREDEIIRLEMEISEYRPVLDKINAVGPQLSQLSPGEGAATIEALVIRDNRRFAAIAEQIQRKAERLQLSKQRSLEVIGDIDDLLEWFHEVDNQLREAEPPSSEPEIIRVQLKEHKALNDDISSQKGRVRDVISTAKKVIRENGQYEDKSTIRENMEDLRETMEIVSGLSMDRLGALEQALPLAEHLRDTHIDLVSWLEEAEQQVAMLPMPALRPDLIAAQQDKNEFLVQSINEHKPLVEKLNKTGEALLKLCNEEEGIKIQDILEADTTRYAALRAELRGRQQTLEQALQESSQFSDKLEGMLRALSSTADQVNGAEPISAHPGRLRDQMEENSALVDELAQRSEAYAAVRRAADDVISKAGNRADPAVKDIKRKLDKLNKLWSDVQKSTTDRGQTLDEALAIAEKFWSELNGVMSTLRELQDALAGQAPPAAQPAAIQQQQVALQEIRHEIDQTKPDVEQVRASGHELMGLCGEPDKPDVRKHIEDLDQAWDNVTALYARREENLIDAMEKAMEFHETLQNLLEFLQEAEDKFSSMGLLGSDIDEVKKQIKQLANFKAEVDPHMVKVEALNRSLIRQAAELTERTSSEQAAAIKEPLGAVNRRWDGLLRGLVERQRLLENALLRLGQFQHALDELLVWIEKTDDTLDNLKAVAGDPQVIEVELAKLKVLVNDIQAHQTSVDTLNDAGRQLIEDGKGTAEASTTAEKLGTLNRRWRDLLQRAADRQRELEDALREAQTFTAEIQDLLSWLGDVDNTIVASKPVGGLPETASEQLERFMEVYNELEQNRLKVESVLQQGQAYLKRADSTSAGGLNHNLRTLKQRWDNVTARASDKKIKLEIALKEATEFHDALQSFVDWLTNAEKILTNLKPVSRVMETILGQIEEHKAFQKDVGVHRETMLNLDKKGTHLKYFSQKQDVILIKNLLISVQHRWERVVSKSAERTRALDHGYKEAREFHDAWSNIMNWLDETEKTLDEVAGDGALGGNDPEKIKARLNKHRELQKALSAKQGTYDATMKNGKSLKDKAPKSDEFALKELLNELKNKWTTVCGKCVDRQRKLEEALLFSGQFKDAIQALLEWLSKSEKQLADTGPLYGDLDTVMNLVEQHKTFEKDLESRVSQMESVIKTGRELLAKATPDDASAIGSQLAEINNLWDTVTKLSSDKTERLQEALREAERLHKAVHVLLEWLSDAEMKLRFAGQLPEDEQESRNQLMEHEKFLRELSTKEIEKDQTLELAHVILAKAHPDGALVIKHWITIIQSRWEEVSTWAQQRNQRLENHMRGLQDLDNLLEELLSWLEGLENTLNALEAEPLPDDKATLEMLIVDHREFMENTSRRQNEVDRVCKARQIKSAKDTMKITKAKSPAPTRASPGRERTPDLLPHIGPRFPPKGSKGAEPEFRSPRVKLLWDRWRHVWMLAWERQRRLQDKYNYIQELDRVANFSWEDWRKRFLKFMNHKKSRLTDLFRKMDKNNDGLIPREDFIQGIMNTKFETSRLEMGAVADLFDRHGEGLIDWKEFIAALRPDWEERRTYNDTDKIHDEVKRLVMLCTCRQKFRVFQVGEGKYRFGDSQKLRLVRILRSTVMVRVGGGWVALDEFLLKNDPCRAKGRTNIELREQFILADGVSQTMTAFRSKPSPTSTLQRTPISSANAGPITKVRERSARSVPMGQSRASRSSLSAGTPDSLSDNESSFKLGSARKTSTPYRSSMTPGGSRPSSRPTSRPTSRPTSRPGSRPASRQGSKPPSRYGSTQSLDSTDDSTNVSRIPRRTAVSTTGNTPTSSRHNSVSGKRLSVNGSSSRPRTPTGLVSPASGVPARFGTIHRASSIPTLTGVGTPISRSRIPVYVGTDIKSPQSTTSNISTHSTQSNYSTVSTDSTGSSSMCTNSATNTSSAVKRARTRTPSSGSSTPLPPSLKLSRKPSGASDTSVSTTPATKRKGKPTPIDQRAPFRL; encoded by the exons CATGTGGATCCGCGAAAAAATGTGCCTGATGCAGGAACGTGTCTTCCCGCCGACCttgatagaaatgaaaaatttggcaGCCGGCAGTACGAAATTCAAGAATGAGGAAGTACCGCCCAGATACAGAGACAAACAACGACTTTCTTACATCTTCAGGGATTTGCAAAAGTACTTCGAAGCGGTCGGTGAGGTGGACATCGAACCTCACTTACGTATCGAGGTTATTGAAGAAAATTGGAATAGATTGATGATGCTGCATCAGGAAAGAGAACAGGCGATAATCGACGAAATTAAACG ACTCGAACGACTGCAACGATTAGCAGAGAAAGTGCACAGAGAGATGAAGGCGACCGACAATCGATTGGAGGAACTCGAGAGACGAGTGGAGGACGAAGCCAGGCGTCTCGATCGACTTCATCCTCTGGAAGCGAAACATGCGGTGGATCTTTTGGAACAGGATATTCGTAACACCGAGGTCCAGAtccaaaatatttttccagacgTGCATACACTTACCGAGGGGCGATACAGTCAGGCGGCCGAACTTCGCAAAAG AGTTCAGAAGCTACATCAACGGTGGGTCGCCCTGCGATCTCTTCTTCATAAACGTTTGGTACAGCCGCTGTCGGCCGTATCTTTCCCGGTAGAAGAACGCGTCGTTACGAAACACCGTACTACCGTCCATGAAACCCGATTGGTCGACACCAATCCACATTTCCGTGCGTTACACGACTGCATCGACTGGTGTAAGGCGAAGATCAAACAGCTCCAGGATGCAGACTATGGCTCCGATTTACCTAGCGTGCAGAACGAACTGGAGGTTCACCAAAGAGAACACAAGAATATCGAGCAGTTTCATCCTAAAGTGGAGAGATGTGTGCAGGCTAAGAGCCACTTTCACGCCGAGGAATTGACATTGTACAGCCAACATCTGACTGTTCTTCAAAAACTTCACACTGAATTATTGGCGGCCTCGAATAAGAGACTTTCCGATTTGGACACTCTACATGACTTTATACAATCGGCGACTAATGAACTGGTTTGGCTGAGTTCTAAGGAGGAGACGGAGGTGACACGCGATTGGAGTGACAAGAATTTGAACGTGCAAAGTATCGAGCAGTATTACGAG CGTACGTTTGGATCTGGTATAGAG TCCCTTATGAGCGACCTAGAGAAGCGGGAGATTCAATTCTCCGCGGTGCAAGATCGAGGCGAAGCTCTGGTCCTTCAACATCATCCCGCCGCGAAAACAATCGAAGCTTACATGTCCGCCATGCAGAGTCAATGGACCTGGCTTCTTCAATTAACTCTTTGTCTAGAAGTTCATCTGAAACACGCAGCACAGAGTCAACAATTTTTCCGGGATGTTCAACAGGCTGAACAGTGGATCTCGAAGAGAGATGAGTCGCTCAACACCATTTATTCCCAATCAGAATTCTCCTTGGACGAGGGTGAACGTTTATTGAAGGGTATGCAAGAGCTGCGCGAAGAATTGAATAGTTACGGCGATCATGTGCAGAAACTGGTTGATCAAGCGAAGGACGTGGTTCCTATGAAGCAACGTCGACAGCCTGTGGCACGGCCTATGCAAGTTACGTGCGTCTGCAGTTACAAACAAGTCAAT ATGTCGATTGAGAAGGGCGAACAGTGTACGTTATACGACAACTCTGGTAGGATAAAATGGCGCGTAAAGAATCAAGAAGGCGTCGAGTCCCCTGTTCCAGGCGTCTGCTTTGCTCTTCAGCCACCTGATAAGGATGCTCTCGATGCTGCGGAAAGATTGCGACGACAATATGATCGAAGTGTTGGATTATGGCAACGGAAACAGCTTCGATTACGACAAAACATGATTTTCGCGACCATCAAAGTGGTCAAAGGCTGGGATCTACCGCAGTTCTTGGCTATGGGTCAGGATCAGAGAACTGCTATCAGAAAAGCCTTGAACGAGGATGCTGATAAACTGCTGTCCGAGGGCGATCCTGCTGATCCACAATTGAGGCGACTGAAGCGAGAAACGGCCGAAGTGAACAAATTGTTCGATGAACTGGAGAAACGTGCCAGAGCGGAGGAAGAGTCAAAGAACGCGGGACGTATTTTCAATGAACAGATATCTGCCATTCAAGAAGCATTAGACGAAGCAGAGAGAGTTTTGAATACTCGCATAGCTGCGCCATTACCAAGAGACATTGACAGCTTAGAACATCTGGTTCTGCAACACAAAGATTTTGAGCAAACTCTCAAACGTCAAACATCAGATCTAGATAAAGTTCAGCAAACTTTCCGTGGTATTACTTTGAAGACTCCAGCCATGAGAAACAAGCTCGACGCTGTTACCACCAAATGGACAAATATTTGGAACTCGAGCAATCTGTACATCGAGCGGCTAAAGTGTGTTGAGATCGTGCTTTCTAGTCTCGAGGAGAACACAACCTCGGTATCCGAATTGGAAGTGAAATTGGCATCGTTCGACGAGCTGCCACCGGATCTGAAGGGATTACAGAATGTACTAGAAGATCTGATGGTGCTTCAAAATGCCATCTCTCAACAGCAAACTGCAATGGATAAACTGAACGAAGATACGCAGAACGCAAGACATGTTGTTGAAAAGTCGAGGCCAAGTCATCGTGGCTCTCATTCTGATATGGATCGCTTAGACGACGAAGTGAACAAACTAAACTCCAGATGGACCAATCTCTGTGCTCAGTTGGTCGAAAGAGTTCGCAGCGCGGAAGCAGCTTATGGCCTAGCTCAACAGTTAGAACATGCCTATCGTAACGAGGTTGACTTTATTGACGAATCGTACGAAAAACTCGAGGTGGAGAATGCGAAG AATCTATTGAACAAGGTGGTAGAACGAGCGCCGGCGATCGAAGCAGTAAATGTGACGGGCAGTCGATTGATTCGTGAAGGAAAG ATCTACGGACAAAGGCTTCGAGCGTTCACGGAACAGCTGGAAGATATCTGCCCGTCTTTGGATGCTTCGGTGAAAAAACCGCGACGAGAGTTCGTCTCAACGGTTGATGACGTCGCTCGTGATCTAGATACTCTGAACAAGAGGTACACCACGCTGGTGGATCTTCTTCAGGAACGGGTTACACAGCTGGCAGCGCAACAAACCGAGGAGACATCTCAACAG TTCCAGGAGGCTCTGGAGGGTCTCCAGAAATGGCTAACGGACACAGAGGAAATGGTATCCAACCAGAAATCACCATCATCGGATTACAACGTAGTTAAGGCGCAATTACAAGAGCAAAAATTCCTGAAGAAGATGCTAATGGATCAGCAAAACTCAATGTCCTCCTCGTACAACATGGGCCAAGAAGTGGCGGCTGAAGCGGAGCCTAAGGAACAGAAGAAGATCGAGAAACAACTAAAAGATTTGATGGCAAGATTTGATAATCTTACGGAAAGCGCTGCTAAGAGAATGGAAGCACTTGAACAAGCGATGGGAGTAGCGAAACAGTTCCAGGATAAACTGATACCGCTTCAAACTTGGCTGGACAAGACCGAAAAACGCGTGAGAGATATGGAGTTGGTTCCAACGGACGAGGAAAAAATCCAGCAACGCGTTACCGAACACGATGGTCTTCACGAGGATATTCTGTCAAAGAAACCTGAATTCAGTGAACTTACAGAGGTTGCTAGTCAACTAATGTCTCTGGTAGGCGAAGATGAAGCCGCTGCTTTGGCTGACAAACTTCAGGACGCGGCTGATAGATACGCTGCATTGGTCGAACGATCGGAATCTCTTGGTAACTTGCTTCAACGTTCGAGACAGGGTTTACGTCATCTGGTACTCAGCTATCAAGAACTTCAGGCTTGGATGGAGGGTATGGAAATCAGATTGTCGAAATACAGAGTGCTGGCTGTGCATACGGAGAAGCTTCTTCAACAAATGGAAGACCTAGCTGACTTGACCGAAGAGGTTTCGACTCGACAGACGGAAGTAGACAGTACCACCGATACTGGATTGGAATTAATGAAACACATCTCGAGCGACGAGGCGCTTCAATTGAAAGATAAACTCGATTCTTTGCAACGGCGATTTAATGATTTGGTTAGTCGAGGTTCCGACTTGCTGAAGCACGCGCAAGAGTCTCTTCCATTGGTGCAACAATTCCATGATAATCATAATCGTTTAATGGATTGGATGCAGGCTGCGGAATCGGCTCTGCAATCAGCCGAACCTCGCGAGGATGAAATTATTAGATTAGAAATGGAAATATCGGAATATAGACCAGTTCTAGACAAGATCAACGCCGTTGGACCGCAGTTGTCTCAGTTATCTCCGGGTGAAGGGGCGGCGACTATCGAAGCTCTAGTCATCAGAGACAACAGGAGATTCGCCGCCATTGCCGAGCAGATTCAACGAAAGGCTGAGAGGCTTCAGCTGAGTAAGCAACGTTCGCTGGAAGTGATCGGCGATATCGACGATTTACTAGAATGGTTCCATGAAGTGGATAATCAATTGAGGGAAGCAGAACCACCGAGCAGCGAACCGGAAATCATCAGGGTACAATTGAAGGAGCATAAAGCCTTGAACGACGACATATCCAGTCAGAAAGGACGTGTTAGGGATGTTATATCCACGGCAAAGAAGGTGATCCGTGAAAATGGTCAATACGAGGACAAATCTACGATCAGAGAAAATATGGAGGACTTACGAGAAACCATGGAAATCGTATCCGGTCTTTCAATGGATAGACTCGGTGCTCTGGAACAAGCTTTGCCATTGGCTGAACATTTACGCGACACTCACATTGATTTAGTCAGCTGGTTAGAGGAGGCTGAACAACAAGTCGCAATGCTTCCTATGCCTGCTTTAAGACCCGATCTAATAGCCGCCCAACAGGACAAGAACGAGTTCCTCGTGCAGAGTATCAACGAACACAAACCTTTGGTCGAGAAGCTGAACAAAACTGGTGAAGCATTGTTGAAGCTGTGCAATGAAGAAGAAGGTATCAAAATACAGGACATATTGGAAGCAGACACTACTCGATATGCAGCCCTCAGAGCAGAACTTCGTGGTCGACAGCAGACTCTCGAACAAGCACTTCAGGAATCTTCTCAGTTCTCCGACAAGCTGGAAGGAATGCTGCGTGCTCTCTCATCAACCGCCGATCAAGTAAATGGCGCCGAACCGATCAGCGCTCATCCTGGTCGGTTAAGAGATCAGATGGAAGAGAATTCCGCTCTGGTCGACGAATTGGCTCAAAGATCCGAGGCCTATGCGGCTGTGAGGAGGGCCGCCGATGACGTGATCAGCAAGGCAGGTAATAGAGCTGATCCAGCCGTAAAGGACATCAAACGGAAGCTGGACAAATTGAACAAACTATGGAGCGACGTGCAAAAGTCGACGACCGACAGAGGTCAAACGTTAGACGAAGCTTTGGCGATCGCCGAGAAATTCTGGTCCGAGTTGAATGGCGTGATGTCGACTCTGCGAGAGCTTCAGGATGCTCTTGCTGGTCAGGCGCCACCAGCAGCTCAACCTGCTGCCATCCAACAGCAACAGGTTGCCTTGCAGGAGATTAGGCACGAAATCGACCAAACGAAACCAGATGTCGAGCAAGTACGAGCTTCTGGTCACGAGTTGATGGGTCTTTGCGGTGAGCCAGACAAACCAGATGTTAGAAAGCATATTGAAGATTTGGATCAAGCATGGGATAACGTGACTGCCCTATATGCCAGAAGAGAGGAAAATCTGATCGATGCTATGGAGAAGGCCATGGAGTTCCACGAGACCTTGCAAAATCTTTTGGAGTTCCTACAAGAAGCCGAGGACAAGTTCTCCAGTATGGGACTGCTAGGAAGCGACATCGACGAAGTTAAAAAACAGATCAAACAATTGGCCAATTTCAAAGCCGAAGTAGATCCTCACATGGTCAAGGTCGAAGCTCTAAACAG GAGTCTGATAAG ACAAGCTGCCGAACTGACAGAGAGAACGTCCTCGGAACAAGCTGCGGCCATCAAAGAACCGCTTGGTGCCGTTAACAGACGGTGGGACGGACTGCTTCGAGGTCTCGTGGAGAGGCAAAGACTCTTGGAGAACGCGTTACTACGTCTAGGGCAATTCCAGCACGCTCTAGACGAGTTGTTGGTATGGATCGAGAAGACGGACGACACTTTGGATAACTTGAAGGCCGTGGCCGGCGATCCTCAAGTGATCGAAGTAGAATTAGCTAAACTGAAAGTACTTGTGAATGATATTCAAGCCCATCAGACCAGCGTGGATACTCTGAACGACGCTGGAAGACAGTTAATAGAGGATGGAAAGGGAACAGCCGAAGCTTCGACGACTGCTGAGAAATTAGGCACTTTGAATCGTCGTTGGCGCGATTTGTTGCAACGTGCTGCTGATCGTCAACGAGAACTGGAAGATGCGCTTAGAGAAGCGCAAACCTTTACGGCGGAGATACAGGACCTTTTGTCTTGGCTGGGTGATGTGGACAATACCATAGTAGCTTCGAAACCTGTTGGAGGATTGCCGGAAACGGCTTCAGAACAGTTAGAACGCTTTATGGAAGTGTACAACGAATTGGAACAAAATCGTTTGAAAGTCGAATCGGTTCTTCAACAAGGACAAGCATACTTGAAGCGTGCCGATTCTACTAGTGCCGGTGGTCTGAATCACAACTTGAGGACTTTGAAACAACGATGGGATAATGTGACTGCTCGCGCAAGTGATAAAAAGATCAAGCTTGAGATCGCTCTGAAAGAGGCTACAGAGTTCCACGATGCACTCCAATCGTTTGTCGATTGGTTAACCAACGCGGAGAAGATTCTCACGAATCTGAAACCTGTGTCGAGGGTAATGGAAACTATACTCGGACAGATAGAGGAACACAAAGCGTTTCAGAAAGACGTTGGAGTTCATCGTGAGACTATGCTGAACCTCGATAAGAAGGGCACGCATTTGAAATACTTTTCACAGAAACAGGACGTGATTCTAATCAAAAACTTGTTGATAAGTGTGCAACACAGATGGGAAAGAGTAGTTTCGAAGTCTGCAGAGAGAACCAGGGCTCTTGATCACGGATACAAAGAGGCCAGAGAATTCCACGATGCTTGGTCCAATATAATGAACTGGCTCGACGAAACGGAGAAGACTTTGGACGAGGTTGCCGGTGATGGCGCCCTTGGAGGAAATGATCCAGAGAAGATCAAAGCTAGATTGAATAAGCACCGTGAATTGCAGAAAGCTCTCAGCGCCAAACAGGGTACCTATGACGCAACTATGAAGAATGGAAAATCATTAAAAGACAAAGCGCCTAAAAGCGATGAATTTGCTCTAAAAGAACTTTTGAATGAGTTGAAGAACAAGTGGACCACTGTTTGTGGTAAGTGCGTGGATAGACAGAGGAAGCTCGAGGAAGCATTGTTGTTCTCGGGACAATTCAAGGACGCTATTCAAGCGTTGCTGGAATGGCTTAGTAAGTCTGAGAAGCAGCTGGCGGACACCGGTCCACTTTATGGCGACCTTGATACTGTAATGAATTTGGTTGAACAACATAAGACCTTCGAGAAGGATCTCGAATCCAGAGTCTCTCAGATGGAATCTGTAATCAAAACGGGTCGCGAGCTTCTTGCTAAGGCGACACCTGATGATGCATCTGCTATAGGATCACAGCTTGCTGAAATAAATAATCTTTGGGACACGGTAACCAAGTTGTCCTCTGACAAGACTGAACGACTCCAAGAAGCCCTCAGAGAGGCTGAACGCCTTCACAAGGCAGTTCACGTACTTCTGGAGTGGCTGAGTGATGCTGAGATGAAGCTGAGATTCGCTGGACAGTTGCCGGAAGACGAACAGGAGAGCAGGAATCAGTTGATGGAACACGAAAAGTTCTTGCGTGAATTAAGCaccaaagaaattgaaaaagatcaAACATTGGAGCTGGCTCACGTGATTCTTGCAAAGGCACACCCTGATGGAGCTTTGGTTATCAAACACTGGATCACGATCATTCAGTCCAGATGGGAGGAGGTTTCCACCTGGGCCCAACAAAGGAATCAAAGATTGGAGAATCATATGCGAGGACTTCAG GACCTCGACAATCTTCTGGAAGAACTACTGTCATGGTTAGAAGGTTTGGAGAACACTCTCAACGCTCTTGAAGCTGAGCCTTTACCAGACGATAAAGCTACTTTAGAAATGCTGATTGTGGATCACAGAGAATTTATGGAGAACACCAGTCGAAGACAGAACGAAGTTGACCGCGTCTGCAAAGCCAGACAGATCAAATCTGCGAAAGATACGATGAAGATAACGAAGGCTAAGTCACCTGCTCCAAC CCGAGCCAGCCCAGGCCGTGAGAGAACACCCGATTTGTTGCCGCACATCGGCCCACGGTTTCCACCCAAAGGAAG CAAAGGTGCCGAACCGGAGTTCCGTAGTCCCAGAGTAAAACTGCTGTGGGACAGGTGGAGACACGTTTGGATGTTGGCGTGGGAACGTCAACGTCGTTTACAGGATAAGTATAATTATATCCAAGAACTGGACCGTGTCGCAAACTTCAGCTGGGAGGATTGGCGCAAGAGA TTCCTGAAATTCATGAACCACAAAAAGTCCAGATTAACAGATCTCTTCAGGAAAATGGATAAGAATAACGACGGACTGATTCCACGCGAGGACTTCATTCAAGGAATCATGAACACCA AATTCGAGACTTCACGGTTAGAAATGGGAGCGGTCGCAGATTTGTTCGATCGCCACGGTGAAGGATTGATAGATTGGAAAGAATTCATCGCGGCTCTAAGACCAGACTGGGAGGAACgcagaacgtataacgacacTGACAAGATTCACGATGAAGTGAAACGATTGGTGATGCTTTGTACTTGTCGCCAGAAATTCCGTGTATTTCAAGTTGGCGAAGGAAAATATAGG TTTGGAGACAGTCAAAAGTTGCGGTTGGTTCGGATTCTACGATCGACCGTGATGGTACGAGTCGGTGGTGGATGGGTAGCATTGGacgaatttctattaaaaaatgatCCTTGCCGCG CCAAGGGAAGAACGAATATCGAGCTGCGAGAACAATTCATATTGGCGGATGGCGTCAGCCAGACAATGACGGCGTTCAGATCGAAACCGAGCCCAACCTCGACGCTGCAGCGTACGCCAATCTCATCCGCGAATGCCGGACCCATCACCAAG GTGAGAGAACGCAGCGCTCGCAGCGTTCCCATGGGACAATCACGAGCATCGCGCTCTTCGTTGAGCGCTGGAACGCCGGACAGCCTAAGCGACAACGAGAGCTCCTTCAAGCTTGGCTCCGCCAGAAAAACAAGTACACCCTACAGAAGCTCTATGACACCGG GCGGTAGTCGACCATCGAGTAGACCAACTTCGAGACCAACGTCCAGACCAACCAGTAGACCCGGAAGTAGGCCCGCATCCAGGCAAGGAAGCAAACCACCGAGTCGCTATGGTTCCACACAGTCGTTAGATAGTACTG ATGATTCGACAAATGTGAGCCGCATTCCACGCAGAACGGCTGTGAGCACGACAGGCAATACTCCCACTTCTAGCAGACACAATAGCGTGTCGGGAAAGCGCTTATCGGTGAACGGTTCGAGCTCACGACCTCGAACGCCCACCGGCCTGGTTAGTCCTGCCAGTGGTGTTCCAGCGAG gtTTGGCACGATCCATAGAGCTTCGAGCATTCCAACCCTGACTGGTGTCGGCACACCGATCAG CCGTTCGAGGATCCCCGTATATGTGGGCACGGATATAAAATCCCCACAATCGACGACCAGCAATATTTCCACTCATTCTACGCAAAGCAACTACTCGACGGTTTCTACCGATTCTACCGG GAGCAGCTCGATGTGTACAAATTCAGCAACTAACACCTCGTCGGCCGTTAAGCGAGCTAG AACAAGGACACCGTCCAGTGGATCGAGCACGCCACTGCCGCCTTCTTTGAAGCTATCGAGGAAACCTTCTGGAGCATCGGATACGTCCGTATCGACCACACCGGCCACTAAACGAAAAGGCAAACCAACGCCGATCGACCAACGGGCGCCATTCCGATTGTAG